One genomic segment of Desulfocapsa sulfexigens DSM 10523 includes these proteins:
- a CDS encoding SDR family oxidoreductase, with product MTKTAFITGATSGFGRACAEIFAEKGWDLVLCGRREERLQELQNQLTEVAVHTVVCDVRKREQVENMVKTLPESHSNIDLLVNNAGLALGMKPAQDADLDDWENMVDTNIKGLLYVTRALLPAMVSRGKGDIINIGSIAGSWPYPGGNAYGATKAFVKQFSNNLRADLHGTGIRVSNVEPGLAESEFSVVRFHGDKEKADAVYEGTEPLTPVDIAEIVYWLADRPSHVNVNRLEVMPVCQSWSPFAIHRKQ from the coding sequence ATGACCAAAACAGCATTTATTACAGGAGCAACTTCAGGATTTGGCAGAGCGTGTGCCGAAATATTTGCCGAAAAAGGTTGGGACCTTGTTCTTTGCGGTCGTCGCGAAGAGCGGTTACAGGAACTTCAGAACCAGCTGACGGAGGTTGCCGTACATACCGTTGTCTGTGATGTTCGCAAAAGAGAGCAGGTAGAGAACATGGTGAAGACTTTGCCGGAATCACACAGCAATATTGACCTGCTGGTTAATAATGCAGGACTTGCCCTTGGTATGAAACCGGCTCAGGATGCTGATCTTGATGATTGGGAAAATATGGTGGATACCAATATCAAAGGACTGCTGTATGTGACCCGTGCCCTGTTACCGGCTATGGTGAGTCGTGGGAAGGGAGATATTATCAATATTGGATCCATCGCAGGCTCCTGGCCCTATCCGGGTGGAAATGCCTATGGTGCAACCAAGGCATTTGTGAAGCAGTTTTCCAATAACCTGCGTGCCGATCTCCATGGCACAGGAATTAGAGTATCCAATGTTGAACCAGGACTTGCAGAGTCTGAGTTTTCCGTGGTTCGTTTTCATGGGGACAAAGAAAAGGCAGATGCGGTGTATGAGGGGACTGAGCCGCTTACCCCGGTGGATATAGCGGAGATTGTCTATTGGCTGGCTGACCGTCCGTCTCATGTGAATGTAAATCGTCTTGAGGTGATGCCGGTTTGTCAGAGCTGGAGTCCTTTTGCTATTCATCGGAAACAATGA
- a CDS encoding cation-translocating P-type ATPase: MHYSQKSGEEVLGDLGSGRDGLDSAEVHERLLRYGPNVLETAEAVNPLVIFFDQFKSFIIYILLFAVVFSCIIGEYIDSILILAILLANALIGFFQELNAYRSLEALKKIAALHATVVRGGEKRVVDAADLVPGDVLVLTAGDKVPADARILESVRLKVEESALTGESVPAEKGSGVIAENVQIGEQVNMLFSTTSVVVGNCLAVVVGTGMETEIGKISALISGAVDELTPLQLRLHRFGKRLGAVILLVCLVVFSVLSIQAFFTGGLTGQTFVAFLFIAISLAVAAVPTALPAVVTIALSIGVKRLLKKKALVRKLSSVETLGSCDVICTDKTGTLTENRMTVRYGWTMDGEIELQGIGYEPVGDVKGEPVELLFKAGLLCNNAELHQRSGKWELIGDPTEGALLTSGGKLGLKGTDKRIDEIPFDSERKMMSVLLQDDQGQFSVFSKGAPGHLLKHCSSYYRSGEILPLDQEAMSQIENQNDLYAGQAMRVLAFAWKQKDATEPLDEEGLTFIGFQAMIDPPRQDVLPAIRTTSEAGIRVIMVTGDYQTTARAIGREIGIESEVCTGHEIDNMDDAALTSVLQSGINIFARVIPEHKQRIVTALQGMGHTVAMTGDGVNDAPALKKANIGIAVGSGTEVAKEASDIVLLDDSFSHIVSAIREGRGIYDNIQKSIMLLLSGNFGEVLIIFLAVMTGMNLPLTAILLLWINMVTDGAPALAFSVDPYGTDIMTRQPKDAKENILPLDKLVLIGVLGSIGTGFALFLFSLYGGANGDGEELKLGQTIVFNFVVLYEVVLVFVIRRDYRVPLFSNWWVWAAVVFSVVVQLVLMYTPLRDIFKISALDGRQLLLLGGSALCFYLLCRGYAVLQLFFMKRREATFT; this comes from the coding sequence GTGCATTATTCGCAGAAATCAGGAGAAGAGGTTCTTGGAGATCTGGGTTCCGGTCGTGATGGACTCGACTCTGCAGAGGTTCACGAACGTCTCCTCCGTTATGGCCCTAATGTTCTGGAGACTGCGGAAGCTGTAAATCCTCTGGTCATTTTCTTTGACCAGTTCAAAAGTTTTATCATCTATATTCTGCTGTTTGCCGTTGTTTTTTCTTGTATCATAGGCGAATATATAGATTCCATTCTCATCCTTGCTATTCTTCTTGCCAACGCCCTGATCGGTTTTTTCCAGGAACTGAATGCATATCGTTCTCTTGAAGCCCTTAAAAAGATAGCCGCTCTCCACGCCACCGTTGTACGGGGAGGTGAGAAAAGAGTAGTAGATGCTGCAGACTTGGTTCCTGGTGATGTCCTTGTGCTGACTGCCGGTGACAAAGTTCCGGCAGATGCCCGAATTCTTGAATCGGTTCGTTTGAAGGTGGAAGAGTCAGCTTTGACTGGGGAGAGTGTCCCTGCGGAAAAAGGAAGCGGAGTTATTGCAGAGAACGTTCAGATCGGCGAGCAGGTGAACATGCTCTTTTCCACCACCTCGGTGGTTGTTGGTAACTGCCTGGCAGTTGTGGTTGGCACGGGTATGGAAACTGAGATCGGAAAGATTTCTGCTCTTATTTCCGGAGCAGTTGATGAGTTGACGCCCCTGCAGCTGCGTTTGCATAGATTTGGTAAGAGGCTTGGGGCGGTTATTCTGCTTGTCTGTCTTGTGGTCTTCAGTGTGCTGAGTATTCAGGCCTTTTTCACGGGAGGGCTCACCGGACAAACCTTTGTTGCCTTTCTCTTTATTGCCATAAGTCTCGCTGTTGCAGCAGTACCAACAGCTCTGCCGGCCGTGGTAACCATTGCGCTCAGCATTGGAGTGAAGCGATTATTGAAGAAGAAGGCGTTGGTACGGAAGCTCTCCTCTGTGGAAACTCTGGGGAGCTGTGATGTGATCTGTACTGATAAGACAGGAACACTGACCGAGAATCGGATGACAGTTCGCTATGGCTGGACCATGGACGGTGAAATTGAATTGCAGGGCATTGGCTATGAGCCAGTTGGAGACGTAAAGGGAGAACCTGTGGAGCTACTCTTCAAAGCAGGACTTCTATGTAACAATGCAGAGTTGCATCAGCGCAGTGGAAAATGGGAACTGATAGGTGACCCGACCGAGGGTGCTCTGTTGACCAGTGGTGGAAAGCTTGGTTTGAAGGGAACAGACAAGCGGATAGATGAAATCCCATTTGATTCCGAAAGAAAGATGATGAGTGTTTTACTCCAGGATGATCAGGGGCAGTTTTCTGTTTTCAGTAAAGGCGCTCCAGGGCATCTCCTGAAACACTGCAGCAGCTATTACAGAAGTGGAGAGATTCTCCCCCTTGATCAGGAGGCAATGTCTCAAATTGAGAATCAGAACGATCTCTATGCAGGACAGGCCATGCGTGTTCTTGCTTTTGCGTGGAAGCAGAAAGATGCAACGGAGCCACTTGATGAGGAAGGGCTGACGTTTATCGGGTTTCAGGCAATGATAGATCCCCCACGCCAGGATGTGTTGCCGGCCATTCGAACAACATCGGAGGCCGGGATCCGAGTGATAATGGTGACAGGTGATTACCAGACAACGGCCAGGGCTATTGGCAGAGAGATCGGGATTGAGAGCGAAGTGTGTACTGGTCATGAAATTGATAACATGGATGATGCCGCCCTGACCTCAGTACTGCAGAGTGGAATAAATATCTTTGCCAGAGTTATTCCGGAGCATAAACAGCGTATAGTTACAGCTCTACAAGGAATGGGACACACGGTTGCGATGACTGGGGACGGAGTTAATGACGCTCCGGCACTGAAGAAAGCAAATATAGGTATTGCCGTGGGGAGTGGCACCGAGGTGGCTAAAGAGGCTTCTGATATTGTTCTCCTTGATGACAGTTTTAGTCATATCGTGAGTGCCATACGGGAAGGCCGTGGGATTTATGATAATATTCAGAAATCGATCATGCTCCTTCTTTCTGGAAATTTTGGTGAAGTATTGATCATTTTCCTTGCAGTGATGACTGGGATGAATTTGCCGCTTACCGCTATCCTGCTTCTCTGGATTAATATGGTAACAGATGGAGCGCCTGCACTCGCATTCAGCGTGGATCCTTACGGCACTGATATTATGACCCGCCAGCCAAAAGACGCGAAAGAGAATATACTTCCCCTGGATAAGCTCGTTTTGATCGGGGTTTTGGGGAGTATCGGTACAGGTTTTGCCTTATTTCTTTTTTCGCTCTATGGGGGAGCAAATGGTGATGGAGAAGAGCTGAAACTGGGGCAGACAATAGTTTTTAACTTTGTTGTGCTCTATGAAGTGGTTTTAGTCTTTGTGATTCGAAGAGATTATCGAGTACCTCTCTTTTCCAACTGGTGGGTATGGGCTGCAGTTGTGTTTTCTGTCGTTGTTCAACTTGTACTTATGTACACGCCGTTGCGTGATATCTTTAAAATTTCAGCGCTCGATGGCAGGCAGCTCCTCCTGCTCGGTGGTTCTGCTTTATGCTTTTATCTTCTGTGCCGGGGCTATGCTGTTTTGCAACTTTTTTTTATGAAGAGAAGGGAAGCGACTTTTACTTAA
- a CDS encoding CoA-binding protein, producing MFTLHSMTSVSAILRAAQTIAVVGFSPKPGRPSHMVGKYLMDAGFTVYPVNPGVDKILGVVSYPDLASIPGPVDIVDIFRRSEDVYPIVEAAIAIQAKVVWMQQGIVNYDAAALAEEAGIKVVMDRCIKVDHANL from the coding sequence ATGTTTACTTTACACTCCATGACATCGGTTAGCGCAATTTTACGTGCAGCTCAGACGATTGCAGTAGTGGGGTTTTCTCCTAAGCCTGGCAGGCCCAGTCATATGGTCGGAAAATACCTGATGGATGCCGGGTTTACGGTCTATCCCGTCAATCCTGGCGTCGACAAAATTCTAGGGGTGGTTTCTTATCCCGATCTTGCGTCCATTCCCGGGCCTGTGGATATTGTCGATATCTTCAGGCGGAGTGAAGATGTCTATCCAATTGTTGAGGCAGCCATTGCAATTCAGGCTAAGGTCGTCTGGATGCAGCAGGGGATAGTCAATTATGATGCTGCAGCACTTGCGGAGGAAGCAGGGATCAAAGTTGTCATGGATCGCTGCATTAAGGTTGATCATGCGAATTTATAA
- the glyQ gene encoding glycine--tRNA ligase subunit alpha: MNFQDIISQLNQYWADQGCVIQQPYDMEVGAGTFHPATLLRSLGPEPWKAAYVQPSRRPTDGRYGDNPNRLQHYYQYQVVLKPSPIEVQELYLGSLKRFGLDLLEHDIRFVEDDWESPTLGAWGLGWEVWLDGMEITQFTYFQQTGSIDLHPTTVEITYGLERIAMYLQGVDSVYDIAWNDSISYGDIFHQAEVEFSTFNFEEANVPELINFFNTYEEEGLKLIAKGLILPAYDYCLKCSHTFNLLDARKAISVAERTRYIGRIRNIARKVASGYVTQREEMGHPLIKKTETV, translated from the coding sequence ATGAATTTTCAGGATATCATCTCTCAGCTGAATCAATACTGGGCAGATCAGGGCTGTGTTATTCAACAACCATATGATATGGAAGTGGGTGCCGGGACATTTCACCCAGCCACTTTACTCCGCTCCCTTGGCCCGGAACCATGGAAAGCCGCATATGTACAACCCTCCAGAAGACCAACCGATGGTCGCTACGGTGACAACCCTAACCGCCTCCAACATTATTACCAGTATCAGGTAGTCCTCAAACCATCACCCATCGAGGTACAGGAACTCTACCTCGGAAGCTTAAAACGCTTTGGTCTCGACCTGCTTGAGCACGACATCCGCTTTGTTGAAGACGACTGGGAATCCCCGACTTTAGGTGCCTGGGGACTTGGCTGGGAAGTATGGCTTGACGGGATGGAAATCACCCAGTTCACCTATTTTCAACAGACAGGCTCCATCGATCTCCACCCAACGACGGTTGAAATTACCTACGGACTCGAACGAATCGCCATGTACCTGCAAGGCGTGGACTCTGTATATGATATTGCCTGGAATGATTCTATCAGCTATGGAGACATCTTCCATCAGGCAGAAGTCGAGTTTTCCACCTTTAACTTTGAAGAGGCAAATGTTCCGGAGCTGATCAACTTTTTCAACACCTACGAGGAAGAAGGACTCAAACTTATCGCTAAGGGACTGATCCTGCCCGCATATGATTACTGCCTGAAATGTTCACATACATTCAACCTCCTCGATGCAAGAAAGGCAATTAGTGTGGCCGAACGAACACGGTATATCGGCAGAATTAGAAATATCGCAAGAAAAGTTGCAAGTGGATACGTGACTCAACGGGAGGAGATGGGCCACCCTCTGATAAAGAAAACAGAGACAGTGTAG
- a CDS encoding SGNH/GDSL hydrolase family protein yields the protein MDRRIFAVGDSHSRRCFENHHIIADSRVLTGYNKLDGKTAYNLERHQKKLLEILKPLREKELIFCFGEVDVRLHIKYKHLQLGTPIEQLIARTAERYTSHVKKLRNDGYRIHVFNVVPTGDFLGPAAEKWQQGLSYPFNTTCEERSNYTEQLNNAYARCCDELQIPFIDIYQYLVDNTGKRRQDLVFDFAHINNSCADLVLEHHVFPSQHLSQSDECPSLK from the coding sequence ATGGACCGGAGAATATTTGCCGTAGGCGATAGCCATTCCAGGCGTTGTTTTGAGAATCATCATATTATTGCTGATTCCAGAGTCCTGACTGGATACAATAAATTGGACGGTAAGACTGCGTACAATCTGGAGCGTCACCAGAAAAAACTATTGGAAATCCTCAAACCGCTGCGCGAAAAAGAGCTGATTTTCTGTTTTGGTGAAGTGGATGTTCGACTCCATATCAAATATAAACATCTGCAACTGGGAACTCCTATTGAACAGCTTATCGCCAGAACCGCTGAACGCTATACCTCCCATGTAAAGAAGTTGCGAAATGATGGTTATCGGATACACGTCTTTAATGTGGTGCCCACCGGAGATTTTCTGGGACCTGCAGCCGAGAAATGGCAACAGGGCCTGAGCTATCCATTTAACACTACCTGTGAAGAACGCAGCAATTACACGGAGCAGTTAAATAATGCCTATGCCAGATGCTGTGATGAATTGCAAATCCCTTTTATCGATATCTATCAGTATCTTGTGGACAATACAGGGAAGAGGCGACAAGATCTGGTTTTCGATTTTGCCCATATCAACAACAGCTGTGCAGACCTGGTCCTGGAGCATCATGTTTTCCCATCGCAACACCTGTCGCAGAGTGACGAGTGTCCTTCCTTGAAATAA
- a CDS encoding aminotransferase class V-fold PLP-dependent enzyme, translated as MFDKSEKAFPVKKNSVFLAHCAISPMQRQAEEAAQDYLKAMAEGGVSRLPPFFSLLPRFHQKCGQLFKTDSGNISSTHNTAEGMCLIANGYPFQPGDEIISYIHEFPSNHYPWRLQERRGVKLVLLDDHDPLGTLPGVASPRGWSMEELEAKVSSRTRIIALSHVQFSSGYAADLVKLGRFCRERNIDLVIDGAQSVGCLPLYPEECNVAAVAVSSWKWLMGPFGAGLLYTSPEFRDKIEVTMVGASSMQQGLEYLDHTWNPHVDGRKFEYSTLSWEHLAAINGLLDAVFLRYPMEDIRMEVLRLQNVFLQYLDPDLFTPLLFPEAHRSGILAILPETNAQKLVERVGKLGIVATVRSEYIRIAPHFYLVDDDMKRAAECFNREAGQ; from the coding sequence ATGTTCGATAAAAGTGAGAAAGCCTTTCCTGTAAAGAAAAACAGCGTCTTTCTGGCTCATTGTGCTATTTCTCCCATGCAGCGGCAGGCAGAAGAGGCAGCTCAGGACTATCTCAAGGCCATGGCCGAGGGTGGAGTCAGCCGCTTGCCACCTTTTTTTAGTTTGCTGCCCCGTTTTCATCAAAAATGTGGCCAGTTATTTAAAACTGATTCAGGGAACATCTCCAGTACCCATAACACGGCGGAGGGGATGTGCCTGATCGCCAACGGTTATCCGTTTCAGCCTGGGGATGAAATAATCAGTTATATTCACGAATTTCCAAGTAACCATTACCCGTGGCGTCTTCAGGAAAGACGAGGAGTAAAGCTTGTCCTCCTGGATGACCATGATCCCTTGGGGACGCTTCCTGGCGTAGCATCTCCACGGGGATGGTCCATGGAAGAACTGGAGGCAAAGGTAAGCTCCAGGACACGGATAATTGCCCTCAGTCATGTCCAATTCAGTAGTGGCTATGCAGCTGATTTGGTAAAACTGGGAAGGTTCTGCAGGGAGCGTAATATCGATCTTGTTATTGATGGGGCTCAGAGTGTGGGGTGTCTGCCGCTGTATCCGGAAGAGTGTAATGTGGCAGCTGTGGCTGTCTCATCCTGGAAGTGGCTTATGGGGCCCTTTGGAGCTGGACTGTTATATACAAGTCCTGAGTTTCGAGATAAAATTGAAGTAACAATGGTTGGAGCATCTTCGATGCAACAGGGCCTTGAGTATCTTGATCACACCTGGAATCCCCATGTGGATGGGCGTAAGTTTGAATATTCCACACTGTCCTGGGAACATCTTGCTGCAATCAATGGTTTGCTGGATGCAGTTTTTTTACGCTACCCCATGGAGGATATCCGAATGGAGGTGTTGCGATTACAGAATGTTTTTCTTCAGTATCTTGATCCCGATCTTTTCACGCCGTTACTTTTTCCGGAGGCGCACCGTTCAGGGATTTTAGCGATTCTTCCTGAAACAAATGCTCAAAAACTTGTGGAACGTGTTGGGAAACTCGGAATAGTAGCAACAGTTCGTTCAGAATATATACGAATAGCGCCTCATTTCTATCTCGTTGATGATGATATGAAAAGGGCTGCTGAGTGTTTTAACAGGGAGGCAGGACAATAA
- a CDS encoding DUF4136 domain-containing protein: MRRFASFACVLTLLFVCGACSTLSVNADYDPAYDFTKLKTYAWLDDGKAPGSDVRINNDLVIDRVRGAVERNLAAKGYVKSEATSADFLVSWLGAIDSKLQVDTIDHFYSPYGYGALGRDPFMTTGMGGMRRTTAREYEVGTLIVDILDHEQHKLIWRGTGVDRLGGNDDPKEVTRNINNAIDAILGGFPPVP, encoded by the coding sequence ATGAGACGATTTGCGAGTTTTGCTTGTGTTCTAACCCTGCTGTTTGTTTGTGGGGCTTGTTCCACACTCAGTGTCAATGCCGATTACGATCCGGCCTACGATTTTACAAAACTCAAAACATATGCTTGGCTGGATGATGGCAAGGCACCGGGGAGTGACGTCCGGATAAATAATGACCTCGTTATTGATAGAGTTCGTGGTGCAGTGGAGAGGAATCTAGCTGCAAAAGGATATGTGAAGAGTGAAGCAACTTCCGCTGATTTTCTTGTGAGTTGGTTGGGTGCGATCGATAGCAAGCTGCAGGTGGATACCATAGATCACTTTTACAGCCCCTACGGTTATGGTGCTTTAGGTCGTGATCCCTTTATGACGACCGGTATGGGCGGAATGCGGAGAACAACAGCCAGAGAGTACGAAGTGGGTACTTTGATAGTGGATATCCTGGATCATGAGCAGCATAAATTGATATGGCGTGGTACTGGGGTCGATCGTCTGGGTGGGAATGATGATCCGAAGGAGGTTACCCGAAATATCAATAACGCGATAGATGCTATCCTTGGAGGTTTCCCTCCGGTTCCGTAG
- the uvrA gene encoding excinuclease ABC subunit UvrA has translation MEPAKISIRGARMHNLKNVNVDIPRNSLVVFTGLSGSGKSTLAFDTLYAEGQRRYVESLSTYARQFLGQMDKPDVDALEGLSPAVSIEQKTTSKNPRSTVGTVTEIYDHLRLLFARCGRPYCPECGDEIRSQSIEDMVGSLSQFPEGTKVVLLAPMVTGKKGRHEQLLTRIRKEGFVRIRVDGEIVHTDDVQALEKNKHHSIEVVVDRVVIKASSIRRLSDSITTAVKLTEGFLLVHFPDSGEDQLFSEFAACHRCGISMPRLSTQLFSFNNPQGACEECGGLGVKQFFDAGLIVPDPSLSIKNGAIAPWGKRAGKSYSGQMLEAVAKHYSFSMTTPFVKLPQKLQNILLYGSGSEAISFCYQKGHRKMTTVKPYEGVIPQLNRRFHETNSPMIREELGRFMNEQTCPQCHGERLKPEALSVKAGKWSIYDLTCLSIEQMIEYLPLIPFSSRERQIAEPILKEIVDRLSFLEDVGLGYLSLERKSGTLSGGEAQRIRLASQIGSRLAGVLYILDEPSIGLHQRDNQKLINTLIELRDMGNSVIVVEHDTDTIMTADFILDMGPGAGVHGGEVVYAGDVQGLLKCDTSLTGNYLCGSRNIAVPEKRRKAAKRQFLRLKHGVVNNLKNIDVSFPLGVMTCITGVSGSGKSSLVIETLFPLAKEGVGRRLDCARIGKTTLSGLDKIDKIVDIDQSPIGRTPRSNPATYTGVFTPVRELFARLPESRVRGYKLGQFSFNVKGGRCEACEGEGVNKIAMHFLPDIYVVCEACQGKRYNQETLEIKYRGKNIHEVLSMTVEEALEFFKNIPPVKNRLQTLYDVGLTYISLGQSSVTLSGGEAQRVKLAKELSGRASGKTLYILDEPTTGLHPADIEHLLCVLGRLVDNGNTVVVIEHNLDVIKTADWVIDVGPEGGDNGGNIVATGTPEKIVQSKGSFTGYYLGDVLKR, from the coding sequence ATGGAACCTGCCAAAATAAGTATCCGCGGGGCGCGGATGCATAATCTTAAAAATGTTAATGTCGACATTCCAAGGAACAGCCTCGTTGTGTTCACCGGCTTGTCCGGTTCTGGGAAATCTACACTGGCCTTTGATACTTTATACGCTGAGGGGCAGAGACGGTATGTGGAGTCATTATCAACTTATGCCCGCCAATTTCTTGGACAGATGGATAAGCCAGATGTTGATGCTCTTGAAGGTTTGTCTCCAGCCGTCTCCATTGAACAGAAGACCACATCGAAAAATCCTCGCTCAACCGTGGGTACGGTCACTGAAATTTATGATCATCTGCGTCTGTTGTTTGCGCGATGTGGCCGTCCCTATTGTCCCGAGTGTGGTGATGAGATTCGGTCCCAATCCATTGAAGACATGGTTGGCAGCTTGTCGCAGTTTCCTGAAGGGACCAAGGTAGTTTTACTGGCTCCCATGGTTACTGGAAAGAAGGGGCGTCATGAACAGTTGCTGACACGTATCCGAAAAGAGGGTTTTGTTCGCATCAGGGTTGATGGGGAGATTGTTCATACTGATGACGTGCAGGCACTTGAGAAGAATAAACATCATTCCATTGAGGTTGTGGTCGATAGGGTGGTGATTAAGGCTTCGTCCATTCGCAGGCTGAGTGATTCCATTACAACTGCTGTGAAGTTAACTGAGGGCTTTCTGCTTGTTCATTTTCCTGACAGTGGAGAAGATCAATTGTTTAGCGAATTTGCCGCCTGCCATCGTTGTGGCATTTCCATGCCTCGTCTTTCAACCCAACTTTTTTCTTTCAACAATCCTCAAGGAGCCTGTGAAGAATGTGGTGGGCTTGGGGTGAAACAGTTTTTTGATGCAGGACTTATTGTTCCCGATCCATCACTCAGTATAAAAAATGGCGCTATTGCGCCCTGGGGCAAACGTGCCGGAAAGAGTTATTCAGGCCAGATGCTTGAAGCAGTTGCAAAGCATTATTCCTTTTCCATGACAACTCCTTTCGTTAAATTACCTCAAAAACTTCAGAATATTCTATTGTATGGCTCAGGATCCGAAGCGATTTCCTTTTGTTATCAGAAAGGACACCGAAAGATGACCACAGTGAAGCCGTATGAGGGGGTTATACCGCAACTGAACAGAAGATTTCATGAGACCAATTCTCCTATGATCAGAGAGGAACTTGGCCGTTTCATGAATGAACAAACGTGTCCACAGTGCCATGGTGAGCGTTTAAAGCCGGAGGCGCTGTCTGTGAAAGCGGGTAAATGGTCAATCTATGATCTCACCTGTCTATCCATTGAACAGATGATCGAATATCTCCCTCTTATTCCCTTTTCTAGTCGTGAACGTCAGATAGCAGAACCCATTTTGAAAGAGATTGTTGACAGGTTATCGTTTCTTGAAGATGTGGGGCTAGGCTATTTGTCCCTTGAAAGGAAATCAGGCACCCTTTCCGGGGGTGAGGCCCAGCGTATCAGACTGGCCTCTCAGATAGGATCAAGACTGGCCGGGGTACTCTATATTTTAGACGAACCTAGTATTGGCCTTCATCAGCGTGATAATCAGAAATTGATTAATACTCTAATTGAATTAAGGGATATGGGGAACAGTGTCATAGTGGTGGAACATGATACCGACACGATTATGACTGCTGATTTCATACTTGATATGGGCCCTGGAGCAGGGGTGCACGGTGGGGAGGTCGTCTATGCTGGTGATGTCCAAGGCCTGTTGAAATGTGATACATCGTTGACCGGGAATTATCTTTGTGGAAGCAGGAATATTGCGGTTCCTGAAAAAAGGCGTAAAGCCGCCAAAAGGCAATTTCTTCGTTTGAAGCATGGTGTTGTTAATAATCTCAAAAATATTGATGTCTCCTTTCCCCTCGGAGTAATGACCTGCATTACTGGAGTATCAGGATCTGGAAAGAGTTCACTTGTGATTGAAACACTTTTTCCTCTTGCAAAAGAGGGAGTGGGGCGAAGACTCGATTGTGCCAGGATAGGGAAGACCACTCTTAGCGGCCTGGATAAGATTGATAAGATAGTTGATATTGACCAAAGTCCCATTGGCAGAACACCCCGCTCCAATCCAGCTACATATACCGGTGTTTTTACACCTGTTCGTGAACTATTCGCACGTCTACCGGAGTCCAGAGTCCGGGGATATAAGCTGGGCCAGTTCAGTTTCAATGTTAAAGGTGGACGCTGTGAGGCCTGTGAGGGTGAAGGTGTGAATAAGATTGCCATGCATTTTTTACCCGATATATATGTGGTGTGTGAGGCGTGTCAGGGAAAACGCTATAACCAGGAAACATTGGAAATTAAATATCGTGGCAAAAATATCCATGAAGTCCTCTCGATGACCGTTGAAGAGGCTCTGGAATTTTTCAAAAATATTCCTCCTGTAAAGAACAGATTACAGACTCTTTATGATGTTGGTCTCACCTATATCAGCCTTGGTCAGTCCTCGGTGACACTTTCAGGCGGGGAAGCTCAACGGGTAAAGTTGGCGAAAGAGCTTTCCGGCAGAGCCAGTGGTAAAACGCTCTACATTCTGGATGAACCGACAACTGGACTGCATCCTGCTGATATTGAACACTTGTTATGCGTTCTGGGGCGACTGGTTGATAATGGAAATACGGTTGTAGTTATAGAGCATAACCTTGACGTTATAAAAACAGCGGATTGGGTGATAGATGTTGGGCCTGAAGGAGGTGATAATGGTGGCAATATTGTGGCGACTGGAACCCCTGAAAAAATAGTACAATCCAAAGGGTCATTCACAGGTTACTATCTCGGTGATGTGCTTAAACGTTAG
- the secB gene encoding protein-export chaperone SecB: MTEENANNNAAEDTNPVFRMQKMYIKDFSFENPNAPGVFQAQNQEPKVEVNLKLNNKKLDDNHYEVALQITAKILDSGNNNKTMFIMEIEHAAAFLMRNIPAEHLEMVLGVDCPTLLFPFTRQIVSQISVDGGFIPFLMEPINFMALYQNSKQEAAAAKN, translated from the coding sequence ATGACAGAGGAAAATGCAAACAATAATGCTGCAGAAGATACCAATCCTGTTTTTCGCATGCAGAAGATGTATATCAAAGATTTCTCTTTTGAAAATCCCAATGCTCCCGGTGTTTTTCAGGCACAGAATCAGGAACCAAAGGTTGAAGTTAATTTAAAACTGAACAATAAAAAACTGGATGATAATCACTACGAGGTTGCATTACAGATTACTGCTAAAATTCTTGATAGTGGAAATAACAACAAGACCATGTTTATTATGGAAATTGAACATGCAGCCGCATTTCTAATGAGGAATATTCCTGCAGAACATCTGGAAATGGTACTGGGCGTTGATTGTCCAACGCTTCTTTTCCCCTTTACCAGGCAGATAGTCAGCCAGATATCAGTTGATGGTGGTTTTATACCCTTCCTTATGGAACCGATTAACTTTATGGCTTTATATCAAAATTCCAAGCAGGAAGCTGCTGCTGCCAAAAACTAA